From a region of the Orcinus orca chromosome 18, mOrcOrc1.1, whole genome shotgun sequence genome:
- the ZAR1L gene encoding ZAR1-like protein, producing the protein MKVEGKTRTQTNCPRILRCAWAHSGRMERLVRVPYSLYPGYGNTLPLGQPGLSEHKQPDWRHNNGPPAFLARPGLLVPSNASDYCVDPYKRAQLKAILSQMNPSLSLRLCKADTKEVGVQVNPRVDKSVQCSLGPRTLHSRSPWGSTGYKAPLSAWGVYSPVMGRRGLVRLQKDGEDEERKALSGPPEASQPPRLPPPTPRSEENQREELRQQEELGEEDASSPRERKRKQAQGDASEPLRKPNFQFLEPKYGYFHCKDCKTRWESAYVWCISGTNKVYFKQLCCKCQKSFNPYRVEAIQCQTCSKSRCSCLQKKRHIDLRRPHRQELCGRCKDKRFSCGNIYSFKCIM; encoded by the exons ATGAAGGTGGAAGGCAAAACAAGGACACAAACAAACTGCCCCAGGATATTACGCTGCGCCTGGGCGCACAGCGGCCGGATGGAGCGCTTGGTCCGTGTGCCCTACAGCTTGTACCCGGGCTATGGGAACACGCTGCCTTTGGGCCAGCCTGGACTTTCTGAGCACAAACAGCCCGACTGGAGGCACAACAACGGTCCCCCCGCTTTCCTGGCCAGGCCGGGGCTGCTGGTGCCCTCCAACGCCTCCGACTACTGCGTGGACCCTTACAAGAGGGCCCAGCTTAAGGCCATTCTCTCCCAGATGAACCCCAGCCTGAGCCTGCGTCTGTGCAAGGCCGACACCAAGGAGGTGGGCGTGCAGGTGAACCCCCGGGTGGACAAGTCCGTGCAATGCTCACTGGGGCCTCGCACCTTGCACAGCCGCTCCCCCTGGGGCAGCACGGGGTACAAGGCGCCCCTGTCAGCCTGGGGAGTCTATTCTCCGGTGATGGGCCGCAGGGGCCTGGTACGGCTGCAGAAGGATGGGGAAGACGAGGAGAGGAAGGCGCTTTCGGGTCCTCCCGAGGCCAGCCAGCCGCCGCGGCTGCCGCCACCAACACCAAGGTCGGAAGAGAACCAGCGGGAGGAACTCCGGCAACAGGAAGAGTTGGGGGAGGAAGATGCCTCAAGTCCTCGGGAAAGGAAGCGCAAGCAAGCTCAGGGAGACGCCAGCGAGCCGCTCCGGAAGCCCAACTTCCAG TTTTTAGAACCAAAATATGGCTATTTTCACTGTAAAGATTGTAAGACCAGATGGGAGAGTGCTTATGTGTGGTGCATTTCTGGAACTAATAAG GTTTATTTCAAACAACTCTGTTGCAAATGCCAAAAGAGTTTTAACCCTTACCGAGTAGAAGCAATCCAATGCCAG ACCTGTTCAAAGTCTCGTTGTTCCTGTCttcaaaagaaaagacacatcGATCTAAGGAGGCCTCATCGGCAGGAGCTGTGTGGCCGCTGCAAAGACAAGAGATTCTCCTGTGGCAATATTTACAGCTTTAAATGCATCATGTGA